In Armatimonadota bacterium, the following proteins share a genomic window:
- the hpt gene encoding hypoxanthine phosphoribosyltransferase: protein MVAVQSTIKPLITEEQIAARVAELGRHIRQDYGDKNILLVGVLKGAAVFLSDLLRAIDGEVDYDFVAISSYGNGTRSSGVVRILKDLDESPIGRHVLIVEDIVDSGLTLQFLLENMKMHRTASVKVCTLLDKVARRVVDVPIDYRGFEVPDVFVVGYGMDYAGLYRNLPYIGVLQEESAK, encoded by the coding sequence ATGGTAGCCGTGCAATCCACTATCAAACCGTTGATTACCGAAGAACAGATTGCAGCGCGCGTTGCGGAGCTGGGCAGACACATCCGGCAGGACTATGGCGACAAGAACATCCTACTGGTTGGCGTGCTGAAGGGAGCGGCGGTGTTCCTGTCCGACCTGCTGCGCGCTATCGATGGTGAAGTGGACTACGATTTCGTTGCCATCTCCAGTTACGGTAACGGCACGAGGTCATCCGGCGTGGTGCGCATCCTGAAAGACCTCGACGAAAGCCCTATCGGACGACACGTGCTGATTGTAGAAGACATCGTGGATAGCGGACTCACCCTGCAGTTCCTGCTGGAAAACATGAAGATGCACCGCACCGCCAGCGTGAAGGTGTGCACCCTGCTGGATAAGGTGGCGCGACGCGTTGTGGACGTACCCATCGACTACAGGGGATTCGAAGTGCCCGACGTGTTCGTGGTCGGTTACGGGATGGACTATGCCGGATTGTACCGCAACCTGCCCTACATCGGCGTGTTGCAGGAGGAATCTGCAAAGTAA
- the guaA gene encoding GMP synthase [glutamine-hydrolyzing], which yields MIRIDFRTLLGYILTGLSSLGFIMPQPPNTETVLVIDFGAQYTQLIARRIRECHVFCEIIPADTPAEQIARRRPKGVVLSGGPASVYEPNAPRADMGIYQLGIPILGICYGHQLMSYQLGGVVEPSERREYGRTELTVLEPEDPLFAGFDTHLTCWMSHGDKVLQPPPGFRITAVTESTPVAAMAEPTRRLYGVQFHPEVHHTPFGKQLIDHFLKRVCGCKGDWTPGNFVEQAAQEIRQQVGEGHVLVAVSGGVDSMTVAALVYRAIGGERLTCVFVDHGLLRAGEAEQVRETFSRLFPVHLVYVDARERFLERLKGVEDPEQKRKMIGETFVRVFEEHADELRGCEYLAQGTLYPDVIESGATKHSATIKTHHNVGGLPPDMRLKVIEPLRYLFKDEVRAVAAELGLPEEVVWRQPFPGPGLAVRIAGEVTPERLEMVRAADKIVLEEIWRAGLMREIWQSFAVLPAVRSVGVMGDQRTYAHPIVVRAVVSEDAMTADWARLPYEVLERISNRIVGEVPGVNRVLYDITSKPPATIEWE from the coding sequence GTGATACGCATTGACTTCCGCACGCTTTTAGGCTATATTCTTACTGGGTTATCGTCTCTGGGGTTCATTATGCCACAACCGCCGAATACCGAAACCGTTCTGGTGATTGATTTTGGGGCGCAGTACACGCAGCTCATCGCACGACGCATCCGTGAATGTCACGTGTTCTGCGAAATCATCCCTGCCGACACGCCCGCCGAGCAAATCGCCCGGCGGCGCCCGAAAGGCGTTGTGCTATCTGGCGGGCCTGCCAGCGTGTATGAGCCCAACGCTCCTCGCGCAGACATGGGAATCTACCAGCTGGGCATTCCCATCCTGGGCATCTGCTACGGACACCAGCTGATGAGCTATCAGCTGGGCGGTGTGGTAGAGCCTTCCGAACGACGGGAATACGGGCGCACCGAATTGACCGTGCTGGAACCCGAAGACCCCCTTTTCGCCGGGTTCGACACACACCTGACCTGCTGGATGAGCCACGGCGACAAAGTGTTGCAACCACCGCCCGGCTTTCGCATTACTGCGGTGACCGAATCCACCCCCGTTGCGGCGATGGCGGAGCCGACGCGTCGTCTCTACGGTGTGCAGTTCCACCCTGAGGTACATCACACCCCCTTCGGCAAGCAGCTGATAGACCACTTCCTCAAGCGCGTATGCGGTTGCAAGGGCGACTGGACGCCGGGCAACTTCGTGGAGCAGGCGGCACAGGAGATACGCCAACAGGTAGGCGAGGGGCACGTGCTGGTAGCGGTGAGCGGCGGTGTGGACTCGATGACCGTTGCTGCGCTGGTGTACCGCGCTATCGGGGGCGAGAGGCTCACCTGCGTCTTCGTAGACCACGGGCTGCTGCGGGCTGGCGAAGCGGAACAGGTGCGCGAAACCTTTTCGCGGCTCTTCCCGGTGCATCTGGTGTATGTGGATGCTCGCGAGCGGTTTCTGGAGCGGCTAAAAGGCGTGGAAGACCCCGAACAGAAGCGCAAAATGATCGGCGAGACTTTCGTTCGTGTGTTCGAGGAACATGCGGACGAGCTGCGCGGGTGTGAGTACCTCGCGCAGGGCACACTCTATCCCGATGTGATTGAGAGCGGCGCCACCAAACACTCTGCCACCATCAAGACGCACCACAATGTGGGCGGCTTGCCACCGGACATGCGCTTGAAGGTGATTGAGCCGTTGCGCTACCTGTTCAAAGATGAGGTGCGCGCCGTCGCGGCGGAGCTGGGCTTGCCTGAAGAGGTCGTCTGGCGACAGCCCTTCCCCGGACCGGGGCTGGCGGTACGCATCGCCGGAGAGGTCACGCCGGAGCGGTTGGAGATGGTGCGCGCAGCGGACAAAATCGTACTGGAGGAAATCTGGCGGGCAGGGCTGATGCGCGAGATATGGCAGTCGTTCGCGGTGTTGCCTGCGGTGCGCAGTGTAGGCGTGATGGGCGACCAGCGCACCTACGCTCACCCCATCGTGGTGCGGGCAGTGGTCAGCGAGGACGCCATGACTGCCGACTGGGCGCGCCTTCCCTACGAGGTGTTGGAGCGTATCAGCAACCGTATCGTGGGCGAAGTGCCCGGCGTCAACCGCGTGCTGTACGACATCACCAGCAAGCCACCGGCTACCATCGAGTGGGAGTGA
- the rliB gene encoding transcriptional regulator — protein sequence MSIEVVDKNNPLPRYVQAKLIIQQRIRSGKYRPGERIPGERDLASELRVSQMTMNRALVELEKEGWLYREHGKGTFVPDSFCPPPPEMLQIGVVVHIPADRALEDFYLGSLFRGMQRAIANAPVSLSIIEVPADEIEEKLSDTLLDGLLVLDVLEQNVEKANRLFRSGLKMVVLGASWKGLEVPFVDSDNVGGTRSALEHLLNLGHRRIGGVFALPSTCNTQDRLRTFRDTLQKQGIHVDDTLILMEEELVSLSNAGRDRLRHLLRSSSRPTAFFCGGYYLALDVMRIAREEGLQIPRDLSVVGFDDPVSAALLTPPLTTVRQPLDEMGHLATLMLLQWLRNTELPRQSVVLPAHLMVRGSTGTPSGVI from the coding sequence ATGAGCATTGAAGTAGTCGACAAAAACAATCCGTTGCCGCGCTACGTTCAGGCGAAGCTGATTATCCAGCAGCGCATCCGCTCTGGCAAGTATCGCCCGGGCGAGCGTATCCCGGGCGAGCGCGACCTGGCATCAGAACTGCGCGTTAGCCAGATGACCATGAACAGGGCATTGGTTGAGCTGGAAAAGGAAGGCTGGCTGTACCGCGAGCACGGTAAAGGCACTTTTGTGCCGGATAGTTTCTGCCCGCCTCCGCCTGAGATGCTGCAAATCGGCGTGGTAGTGCATATCCCTGCTGATCGCGCTCTGGAGGACTTCTATCTGGGCTCGCTCTTCCGGGGAATGCAACGCGCCATCGCCAACGCGCCGGTGAGCCTGTCTATTATCGAAGTCCCCGCCGACGAAATCGAGGAAAAACTGAGCGATACCCTGCTGGACGGTCTGCTGGTGCTGGATGTGCTGGAGCAGAACGTGGAGAAGGCAAACAGGCTCTTCCGCTCCGGCTTGAAAATGGTGGTGCTGGGCGCATCGTGGAAGGGACTGGAAGTACCCTTCGTAGACAGCGACAACGTTGGCGGCACCCGATCCGCGCTGGAGCATTTGCTCAACCTGGGTCATCGGCGCATCGGAGGCGTGTTCGCCTTGCCAAGCACCTGTAACACCCAGGACCGCCTGCGGACCTTTCGTGATACCCTGCAGAAGCAGGGCATCCACGTGGACGACACGTTGATACTTATGGAAGAGGAGCTGGTCTCCCTATCGAATGCGGGGCGCGACAGGCTTCGCCATCTGCTGCGTTCCTCGTCTCGTCCTACCGCTTTCTTCTGCGGAGGCTACTACCTGGCACTGGACGTCATGCGCATTGCTCGCGAAGAGGGGCTGCAGATACCGCGCGATCTCTCGGTGGTGGGCTTTGACGACCCTGTATCCGCCGCGCTGCTCACCCCGCCGCTCACTACTGTGCGCCAACCGCTAGACGAAATGGGACACCTTGCCACACTCATGCTTTTGCAGTGGTTAAGGAACACGGAACTACCCCGCCAGAGCGTGGTGCTGCCCGCTCATCTGATGGTACGCGGCTCCACCGGCACTCCGAGCGGTGTCATATAA
- a CDS encoding hypothetical protein (possible pseudo, frameshifted) → MSRLTQGRTVAFVSTYPPVQCGIATFTRDLANAVELYGWTPLVVAIDKGEVDYADQRVVWRIRKDRVEDYEQAAQFLNRLQPTAVSLQHEYGLFAGEMGEEVLRFVRALRVPLFVTLHTVDPQPRDIMKRILRELVTHAQGVMVMSHTAIRLLKQVYHVPTHHVRMIPHGAPDVPFTGTDVAKNKLGLQGRKVISTFGLISRG, encoded by the coding sequence ATGAGCCGTTTAACGCAAGGACGTACCGTCGCGTTCGTGAGTACCTATCCACCTGTGCAATGTGGGATCGCCACTTTCACCAGAGATTTAGCCAACGCGGTAGAGCTGTACGGATGGACACCGCTGGTTGTCGCTATCGATAAGGGTGAGGTGGACTATGCCGACCAGCGGGTGGTATGGCGCATCCGCAAAGATCGGGTGGAGGACTACGAACAAGCTGCGCAGTTTCTGAACAGGCTGCAACCCACTGCGGTTAGCCTGCAACACGAGTACGGCTTGTTCGCGGGTGAGATGGGCGAAGAGGTGCTGCGCTTTGTGCGTGCGCTCAGGGTACCCTTGTTTGTTACCCTGCACACGGTGGACCCCCAGCCTCGCGACATCATGAAGCGCATCTTACGAGAGCTGGTCACCCACGCGCAGGGCGTGATGGTGATGTCGCACACAGCGATCCGGTTGCTTAAACAGGTGTATCACGTGCCTACCCATCACGTGCGTATGATTCCGCATGGCGCGCCCGATGTCCCATTTACCGGTACCGACGTCGCCAAGAACAAGCTGGGACTACAGGGTAGAAAGGTCATCTCTACCTTCGGGCTGATTAGCCGGGGGTAA
- a CDS encoding hypothetical protein (possible pseudo, frameshifted) has translation MREVVQRHPDALYLVLGQTHPNVRAYEGESYRESLIALVEQLGLQNHVRFVNSYLTQETLLRYLAATDIYITPYPNPGQISSGTLTYALACGCAVVSTPYLYAQELLADGRGELVPFRSPKAIAETLNKLLSDEGYREQLRYRAYHYSRHMTWSAVGAQFSQWLARTTLAYHATDAYYAGHYLSPAFAPSADIAQTNATPEQLPDAV, from the coding sequence ATGCGGGAGGTTGTGCAGCGACATCCGGACGCGCTATACCTTGTGCTTGGTCAAACCCACCCCAACGTGCGGGCTTACGAGGGCGAGAGCTATCGCGAGTCGCTGATTGCGCTGGTAGAGCAGCTGGGGTTGCAGAATCACGTGCGCTTTGTCAACAGCTACCTGACGCAGGAGACGCTGTTGCGTTATCTCGCCGCGACCGATATATACATCACACCCTACCCCAATCCGGGGCAGATTTCCAGCGGCACACTGACTTACGCGCTGGCGTGCGGATGCGCGGTGGTATCCACACCCTATCTATACGCGCAGGAACTGCTCGCGGACGGTAGGGGAGAGCTGGTGCCGTTCCGCAGCCCGAAGGCCATCGCCGAGACGCTCAACAAACTGCTCAGCGACGAAGGCTACCGCGAACAATTGCGCTATCGGGCATACCATTACAGCCGGCACATGACATGGTCGGCGGTTGGGGCACAGTTTAGCCAGTGGCTTGCACGAACAACACTTGCCTACCATGCGACGGACGCATACTACGCGGGGCATTACCTGTCGCCAGCGTTTGCGCCAAGCGCAGATATTGCCCAGACCAACGCGACCCCGGAGCAACTGCCCGATGCGGTTTGA
- a CDS encoding glycosyl transferase, giving the protein MRFDYLHTMLGPLGVWQHANLRTPAPEHGYSIDDQARALIVATLAKEQMPPALYSALCDRCTRYIRSALLPDGRVRNFRSAQGQWLEPVGSDDALGRTLWALYVWVKHHPSDHAASNMIRRMERAMMEVHSPRALAFAALETENTSLLRRTLDKLLTGYRHYSDREWRWFEPVVTYENARLPQALFVAAYRLHHAEGIEVAHSTLHWLIGHTFIDGHFRPIGNHGWLVKGGTPARWDQQPVDAGAMVEACTTAYLLSQEPFYREKAILAYEWYLGRNDHGLKVYEPETGFCHDALTLHGLNLNGGAESILSYMLAHLTLQRHGLLPA; this is encoded by the coding sequence ATGCGGTTTGACTATCTGCATACCATGCTCGGTCCACTGGGAGTGTGGCAACACGCGAACCTGCGCACTCCCGCTCCCGAGCATGGTTACTCGATAGACGACCAGGCGCGCGCGCTAATTGTGGCAACGCTGGCGAAGGAACAAATGCCCCCTGCCCTGTACAGCGCACTGTGCGATCGTTGTACGCGCTATATCCGAAGCGCGCTTCTGCCTGACGGCAGAGTGCGCAACTTCCGCTCTGCACAAGGGCAGTGGCTCGAACCCGTCGGCAGCGACGACGCGCTAGGACGTACGCTCTGGGCGCTTTACGTCTGGGTCAAACACCATCCGTCTGACCATGCTGCCAGCAACATGATACGACGCATGGAGCGGGCGATGATGGAAGTGCATTCGCCCCGCGCGCTGGCGTTTGCAGCTTTGGAAACAGAGAATACCAGTCTACTGCGTCGCACGCTGGATAAGCTGCTGACTGGTTATCGGCACTATAGCGACCGCGAATGGCGCTGGTTCGAGCCGGTAGTGACCTACGAAAACGCACGGCTGCCTCAGGCTTTGTTCGTGGCGGCATATCGCCTGCACCATGCAGAGGGCATCGAGGTCGCACACTCTACACTGCACTGGCTCATCGGGCATACCTTTATCGACGGGCATTTCCGCCCCATAGGCAACCATGGCTGGCTAGTGAAAGGAGGCACACCCGCCCGTTGGGACCAGCAACCGGTGGATGCCGGGGCGATGGTGGAAGCTTGTACCACCGCCTACCTGCTCTCGCAGGAGCCGTTCTATCGCGAGAAGGCAATACTTGCCTACGAGTGGTACCTGGGCAGGAACGACCACGGTCTCAAGGTATACGAACCCGAAACCGGCTTCTGCCACGACGCCCTGACGCTGCACGGGCTGAATTTGAACGGCGGCGCGGAGTCTATCCTCTCCTACATGCTGGCGCACCTCACCCTGCAGAGGCATGGACTGCTGCCTGCGTAA
- a CDS encoding L-threonine 3-dehydrogenase has product MRAVVKARPEPGGEVIDISEPSTIPPGHVLVKPHAWSICGTDVHIWHWDHWAAHRIHLPRILGHEFAGEVIAIGEGVKERKVGDFVASESHIVCGACYQCRHGQAHVCRNTRILGIDTDGVWAELVLLPEANARPTPSQIPVEVAAIQDPLGNAVHAALAGPLEGQTVAVLGCGPLGLFSVGIARACHASTIFAVEKHPYRLQLAELMGADVLLNPARDDIEKAVMTHTHGEGVDVVLEMSGAPAAVKAGFRIARPGGRVTLMGIPSDPIAVDFAEDVIFKGLEVQGIVGRRLYQTWEQMQDLLTSGRLDVRPVITHTLDFSQIGEAMELIDTGKCGKVILYPD; this is encoded by the coding sequence ATGCGCGCGGTTGTCAAGGCTCGCCCCGAACCCGGCGGCGAGGTAATAGATATATCTGAACCGTCCACCATCCCTCCAGGTCATGTGTTGGTCAAACCCCACGCATGGTCTATCTGCGGCACCGACGTGCACATCTGGCACTGGGACCACTGGGCAGCACACCGCATCCATCTTCCCCGCATCTTAGGGCACGAGTTCGCTGGCGAGGTAATCGCCATCGGCGAGGGGGTCAAGGAACGGAAAGTGGGCGACTTCGTTGCCAGCGAATCGCACATCGTCTGCGGAGCTTGCTACCAGTGCCGGCACGGGCAGGCGCATGTGTGCCGTAACACACGTATACTGGGCATCGACACCGACGGCGTGTGGGCGGAACTGGTGCTGCTTCCCGAAGCCAATGCCCGCCCTACTCCCTCCCAAATACCCGTAGAGGTCGCCGCCATTCAGGACCCACTGGGCAACGCCGTGCACGCCGCGCTGGCAGGACCTCTGGAGGGACAGACGGTAGCGGTTCTTGGCTGTGGTCCGCTTGGCTTGTTCAGCGTGGGCATTGCCAGAGCCTGCCATGCCAGCACCATTTTCGCTGTGGAGAAGCATCCCTATCGTCTGCAGCTGGCGGAGCTGATGGGGGCAGATGTGTTGCTGAATCCTGCCAGAGATGACATCGAGAAGGCAGTGATGACACACACGCACGGCGAAGGTGTGGATGTGGTGCTGGAGATGTCCGGTGCGCCCGCCGCGGTGAAAGCAGGGTTCCGTATCGCGCGCCCCGGCGGTAGGGTAACCTTGATGGGCATTCCCAGCGACCCCATTGCTGTGGATTTCGCGGAGGATGTGATATTTAAGGGGCTGGAAGTGCAGGGCATCGTGGGGCGACGCCTCTACCAGACGTGGGAGCAGATGCAGGATCTCCTCACCTCGGGCAGGCTGGACGTGCGCCCGGTGATTACCCACACACTGGACTTTTCGCAAATCGGCGAGGCGATGGAGCTGATTGACACCGGCAAGTGCGGGAAAGTGATACTCTATCCCGATTAA
- a CDS encoding zinc protease, which produces MAAKTVMPFTVPYSLHTLDNGLRVVLSQDHSVPVVAVVVLYDVGARNEPRGRTGFAHLFEHMMFQGSANVKKGEFYTYVEDNGGVLNGMTSNDFTIYFEVMPSNQLELTLWLEADRMRSLQVNQENLDNQREVVKEEKRLRVDNQPFSYARGILLYELAYDNFANAHSVIGSMEDLDAATLEDVQRFFRTYYAPNNAVLAIAGDFESEQALQWVRKHFGNIPPQEPPQPVDVSEPERAEQKRFTYTDKLANLPAIAMAWKVPPRHSPERYALALLDRILFAGESARLYQYLVKRQKSALAVSGGLEDRRGPGLFTVFVVFKPDRDFRQIEMSIINQIERIIDSGVKERELERAKNQLRAERFRGVWGGLYGLQTPLGRAMELAYHTLFDGDPALINTELQHYMDVTAEEVQLVAKRFLKMDNYTVLYIEPGATGVDQ; this is translated from the coding sequence ATGGCAGCAAAGACCGTTATGCCCTTTACCGTTCCATACTCTTTGCACACCCTTGACAACGGCTTGCGTGTGGTGCTTTCGCAAGACCACAGCGTGCCGGTTGTGGCGGTGGTGGTGCTTTATGATGTGGGCGCACGCAACGAACCGCGCGGGCGCACAGGATTCGCCCATCTGTTCGAACACATGATGTTTCAGGGTTCCGCAAACGTCAAGAAAGGCGAGTTCTACACGTATGTGGAAGACAACGGTGGCGTGCTGAACGGCATGACCAGTAACGACTTCACCATCTACTTCGAAGTGATGCCCAGCAACCAGCTGGAGCTCACCCTGTGGTTGGAAGCAGACCGGATGCGTTCGCTGCAGGTCAATCAAGAGAATCTGGACAACCAGCGCGAGGTGGTGAAGGAGGAGAAACGTCTGCGTGTGGACAACCAGCCCTTCTCCTACGCGCGGGGCATCCTGCTGTACGAGCTGGCGTATGACAACTTCGCGAACGCGCATTCGGTCATCGGCTCGATGGAAGACCTCGACGCGGCGACATTAGAGGACGTGCAGCGATTCTTCCGCACCTACTACGCCCCCAACAATGCGGTGCTGGCAATTGCTGGAGACTTCGAGAGCGAGCAGGCGTTGCAGTGGGTGCGCAAGCATTTCGGCAACATCCCCCCACAGGAGCCTCCTCAGCCGGTGGACGTGAGCGAACCTGAACGCGCAGAGCAAAAACGCTTCACCTACACCGACAAGCTGGCGAACCTCCCCGCGATTGCGATGGCATGGAAGGTTCCGCCCCGTCACTCGCCTGAAAGGTACGCGCTCGCTCTGCTTGACCGCATCCTGTTCGCTGGGGAGAGCGCACGCCTGTATCAGTATCTGGTCAAACGTCAGAAGAGCGCGCTGGCTGTGTCTGGAGGTTTAGAGGACCGTCGGGGACCGGGCTTGTTTACCGTTTTCGTGGTATTCAAGCCGGACCGTGACTTCCGCCAGATCGAGATGAGCATCATCAACCAGATAGAGCGCATTATAGACTCTGGCGTCAAGGAGCGCGAATTGGAGCGCGCGAAGAACCAGCTGCGAGCGGAACGCTTTCGGGGCGTATGGGGTGGACTGTATGGTTTGCAGACCCCGCTCGGACGGGCGATGGAGCTGGCATACCATACGCTCTTCGACGGCGACCCCGCACTGATTAACACAGAGCTGCAACACTACATGGACGTAACCGCGGAAGAGGTGCAGCTGGTCGCTAAGCGATTTTTGAAGATGGACAACTATACCGTATTGTATATCGAGCCCGGCGCGACCGGGGTAGATCAGTAG
- the fmt gene encoding methionyl-tRNA formyltransferase: protein MMRRVLFFGTSEFAVPSLLALLRAGYELPVVVTQPDRPAGRHLRLQPTPVRRVAEQRGLTVWTPEKVRRAEFVEQARALAPHVLVVAAFGQILPKALLEMPSSGWAINVHASLLPKYRGAAPIQHALLNGETETGVTIMQMEPTLDTGPILSQRACPILPEDNAGTLEVKLAELGAELLIETLRALEQGTVSPRPQNHSLATYAPPITREDSFIRWDDTAQRTWCRVRAMSPRPGAGFFWNGKWVKVWKCSPTEECVSQPPGTVLRVERQSLFVACGEGTVLQLLEVQPESRPRMSAGDWARGARLRNGSLLTLLHAVEGKGASAD, encoded by the coding sequence ATGATGCGACGAGTGCTCTTTTTCGGCACGAGCGAGTTCGCCGTGCCCTCTTTGCTTGCCCTGCTTCGGGCAGGGTATGAACTGCCGGTCGTGGTCACCCAGCCCGACCGACCTGCCGGCAGGCATCTACGTCTGCAACCTACCCCGGTACGTCGTGTCGCCGAGCAGCGGGGGCTTACCGTCTGGACGCCGGAAAAGGTACGTCGTGCGGAGTTCGTCGAACAGGCGCGCGCCCTTGCTCCCCATGTGCTCGTCGTGGCGGCGTTCGGGCAGATTCTGCCCAAAGCGTTACTGGAAATGCCCTCCAGCGGATGGGCAATCAACGTACACGCTTCGCTGTTGCCCAAATATCGCGGCGCCGCTCCTATCCAGCACGCACTGCTGAACGGCGAGACCGAAACGGGGGTCACCATCATGCAGATGGAACCCACACTGGATACGGGACCCATCCTCTCCCAGCGAGCCTGCCCCATCCTGCCCGAAGACAACGCAGGGACCTTAGAGGTCAAGCTGGCAGAGCTGGGCGCAGAACTGCTGATAGAAACCCTGCGTGCCCTGGAGCAGGGGACGGTGTCTCCCCGACCACAAAACCACTCCCTTGCCACCTACGCTCCACCCATCACCCGCGAAGACAGCTTCATCCGCTGGGACGATACTGCCCAGCGCACGTGGTGTCGCGTGCGAGCTATGTCGCCCAGACCGGGCGCGGGCTTCTTCTGGAACGGCAAGTGGGTGAAGGTGTGGAAATGCTCGCCCACCGAAGAGTGCGTCAGCCAGCCACCCGGTACGGTGCTGCGTGTGGAGAGGCAGTCCCTCTTTGTGGCGTGCGGCGAGGGTACGGTGTTACAGCTTCTGGAGGTGCAACCCGAAAGCCGCCCCCGCATGAGCGCAGGCGATTGGGCGAGGGGCGCAAGGCTGCGAAACGGCAGCCTGTTAACCCTCCTCCACGCCGTTGAAGGCAAAGGCGCCAGTGCAGACTAG
- the def-1 gene encoding peptide deformylase has protein sequence MAMELPPFPRAEGDPIVKYPDPILRQVAEPVKRITPEIRQLVSFMRKAMSDANGIGLAAPQVGVSIRLLLYTDMSDEQNPQVHALINPVILKMSGEQIEPPEGCLSLPGLMGNVRRAQTIWVKAVNLQGKTIKFKAEGLTARVIQHEVDHLDGILFIDRADPATLRWVTEEEKEEREAVAVGK, from the coding sequence ATGGCGATGGAACTACCGCCCTTTCCGCGAGCGGAAGGCGACCCAATCGTGAAATACCCGGACCCCATCCTGAGGCAGGTGGCAGAACCGGTCAAACGTATCACGCCGGAGATACGCCAGCTGGTGTCGTTCATGCGTAAGGCGATGTCAGACGCCAACGGCATCGGTCTCGCCGCACCACAGGTGGGGGTATCCATCCGGCTTCTCCTTTATACCGATATGTCCGACGAACAGAACCCACAGGTGCACGCACTCATCAATCCCGTCATCCTCAAAATGTCGGGCGAGCAGATAGAGCCACCGGAGGGATGCCTTTCCCTGCCCGGGCTGATGGGCAATGTGCGGCGCGCGCAAACGATATGGGTGAAAGCAGTGAACCTGCAGGGCAAGACCATCAAGTTCAAAGCGGAAGGTCTGACTGCGCGGGTCATCCAGCACGAGGTAGACCATCTGGACGGCATTCTGTTCATCGACCGTGCCGACCCCGCCACGCTCCGCTGGGTAACAGAGGAGGAAAAGGAAGAGCGGGAAGCGGTTGCCGTAGGCAAATGA
- a CDS encoding glycosidase, producing the protein MAVKIIGPELPNIPWEEKPKGYSGVMWRYSKNPIIPRNLLPTSNSIFNSAVVAYGNEFRGVFRCDDTRRYMQLHAGCSKDGIHWEINPERIHFVGEAAQELGWEYGYDPRVVWIEDRYWVTWCNGYHGPTIGVAWTQDFETFHQLENAFLPYNRNGVLFPRKINGKYAMLSRPSDRGHTPWGDMFYSESPDMIHWGCHRFVMAPAGGWQSTKIGAGPVPIETTEGWLLIYHGVLTSCNGFVYSAGAALLDLDKPWKVIARTAPYIISPQELYECVGDVPNVVFPCAALADSATGRIAVYYGAADTVTGLAFCHVEELVEFTKQNSLV; encoded by the coding sequence ATGGCGGTTAAGATTATCGGACCCGAGCTGCCAAATATCCCCTGGGAAGAGAAGCCCAAAGGCTATTCGGGCGTGATGTGGCGTTACAGCAAGAACCCGATTATCCCTCGTAACCTGCTGCCTACTTCCAACAGCATCTTCAATAGCGCGGTGGTGGCGTACGGCAACGAGTTTCGCGGCGTCTTCCGCTGCGATGATACGCGCCGCTACATGCAACTACATGCCGGGTGCAGCAAGGACGGTATCCACTGGGAGATTAACCCGGAGCGCATCCATTTTGTGGGTGAAGCGGCGCAGGAGCTGGGCTGGGAGTACGGCTACGACCCGCGCGTAGTGTGGATTGAAGACCGCTACTGGGTGACCTGGTGCAACGGTTATCACGGACCTACCATCGGCGTGGCATGGACGCAGGATTTTGAGACCTTCCACCAGCTGGAGAACGCCTTCCTGCCCTACAACCGCAACGGGGTGCTGTTCCCGCGCAAGATTAACGGCAAGTACGCCATGCTCAGCCGTCCCAGCGACCGCGGGCATACCCCCTGGGGCGACATGTTCTACAGCGAAAGCCCCGATATGATACACTGGGGCTGCCACCGCTTCGTGATGGCACCTGCAGGAGGCTGGCAGAGCACCAAAATCGGCGCAGGTCCCGTGCCGATTGAGACCACCGAAGGCTGGCTGCTCATCTATCACGGCGTGCTCACCTCGTGCAACGGCTTCGTGTACAGCGCGGGTGCGGCGTTGCTGGACCTGGACAAGCCGTGGAAGGTGATTGCCCGCACCGCGCCGTACATCATCTCCCCGCAGGAGCTGTATGAGTGCGTGGGCGACGTGCCCAATGTGGTGTTCCCCTGCGCTGCGCTGGCGGACTCGGCAACGGGGCGCATCGCGGTGTACTATGGCGCGGCGGATACCGTGACGGGTCTGGCGTTCTGCCACGTGGAGGAACTGGTGGAGTTCACGAAACAGAACTCGCTGGTGTAA